The following are encoded in a window of Gouania willdenowi unplaced genomic scaffold, fGouWil2.1 scaffold_48_arrow_ctg1, whole genome shotgun sequence genomic DNA:
- the LOC114460488 gene encoding nuclear RNA export factor 1-like, producing MITQNSCLVSELLHKHSGKDNHRIAPLHVRKHRGPYKGSSFRRDRQRGNHHGGFGGPGLLSRLVIDRDVTMSDSSQDSSSQPRYNPYGREFCKGDGRMDRDWRQGKGGGGRGGTRSRTGWFKITIPHGKKYDKKWLVPALQDICSIPYTPIQYHDDHNNVHFYVDDFTTASALRKCSRKVTDCDGYKVVVHIKRSDPPNFLFPNLKVEELEHLKQCMSKRFDGSQQALDLTSIHTDPDLVSQNIKVALNRKTNMEAVIKIIEENIPQLTSLNLSHNCIQRLDELSELVTKVPHLKALNLSHNDLKSEHELDKLKGLKLVELWLVRNPLCDLFKDPSSYVRSVFLIQN from the exons ATGATCACACAGAACAGCTGTTTAGTCTCTGAGCTGCTCCACAAACACTCAGGAA AGGACAATCACAGAATTGCACCCCTACATGTTCGCAAACACCGAGGCCCCTACAAGGGGTCGTCGTTCCGCAGAGACCGGCAGCGGGGGAACCaccatggtggatttggaggaCCTGGACTCTTGTCCAGGCTTGTCATTGATCGAGATGTTACCATGAGTGACAGCTCTCAGGACAGCAGTTCTCAGCCAAGATA CAATCCTTATGGGAGAGAATTTTGCAAAGGAGACGGTCGTATGGACAGAGATTGGCGACAAGGCAAAGGTGGAGGTGGCAGAGGAGGAACTAGAAGCCGAACAGGCTGGTTCAAAATCACG ATTCCTCACGGCAAAAAGTATGACAAGAAGTGGTTAGTGCCAGCTCTACAGGACATCTGCTCCATCCCTTACACTCCTATTCAG TATCATGACGACCACAATAACGTTCATTTCTACGTTGATGATTTCACTACTGCCAGTGCCCTGCGCAAGTGTTCTCGCAAGGTCACAGACTGTGATGGCTATAAG GTGGTGGTACACATCAAGCGCAGTGATCCCCCCAACTTCCTCTTCCCTAATCTGAAGGTTGAAGAATTGGAGCATCTGAAG CAATGCATGTCAAAACGTTTTGATGGCTCACAGCAAGCTTTGGATCTGACCAGTATTCACACAGACC CAGACTTGGTCTCCCAGAATATTAAAGTGGCtttaaacaggaaaacaaacatgGAGGCCGTCATTAAGATCATTGAAGAAAACATTCCTCAG TTGACAAGCTTGAATCTCAGTCACAACTGCATCCAGAGACTGGATGAACTCAGCGAGCTTGTGACCAAAGTGCCTCATCTGAAGGCCCTGAACCTTTCACACAACGAC CTGAAAAGCGAACATGAGCTGGACAAGTTGAAGGGGCTGAAACTGGTGGAGCTGTGGCTGGTCAGAAACCCTCTCTGTGACCTTTTCAAAGACCCATCTTCATACGTCAGGTCAGTTTTCTTGATCCAAAATTGA